One stretch of Mangifera indica cultivar Alphonso chromosome 9, CATAS_Mindica_2.1, whole genome shotgun sequence DNA includes these proteins:
- the LOC123225596 gene encoding ethylene-overproduction protein 1-like isoform X1 produces MRGFKFTERFKSTQVHALNSPENKLNNHKITKFIGLKSNKSSSVSVAHTLLPFGLPTTDLIEPTIDPNLKPIDYVKALAHVYQRLETCLESDKSFLCIEQYAYLCHLGDAKLLRRCLRSARQYAIDVHSKVVLSAWLRFESREDELVGASSMDCSGFILECPVVALVSGYEPNSVYDHCKCWEGCSKPTEAQVVEENECLNSEEEEVNKDFAFCIGDEEINFNRYKIAALSSSFKAMLYGEFIESKRDKIDFSKVEISVKGLGALEMYSRSGRVDLFCPEIILELLSFANRFCCEEMKSACDAHLASLVVNIEDALILIEYGLEERANLLVASCLQVLLRELPSSFYNPEVLNIFCGPEARQRLANVGHASFLLYYFLSQVAMEENLTSCTTVMLLKRLEECATERWQRMLALHQLGCVMLERKEYQDAQYYFEAAAEMGHFYSLAGLARTKYRQGQQFSAYKLMHSLISEHEPIGWMYQERSLYNLGQEKLLDLNTATELDPTLSFPYKYRAVAKVEEREIRAAITEINRIIGFKLSADCLELRAWFFLALEDYESALRDILALLTLEPNYMMFHGRVNGGHMVDLLSHRFQQWSPADCWMQLYDRWSSVDDIGSLAAIHQMLVHDPGKSFLRFRQSLLLLRLNCQKAAMRCLRLARNHSKPKHERLVYEGWILYDTGHRVEALSRAEKSILIERSFEAFFLKAYILADTSVDRECSTNVIQLLEEALKCPSDGLRKGQALNNLGSIYVDCGKLDLAANCYINALGIKHTRAHQGLARVYYLKNQQKAAYDEMTKLIEKAHNAASAYEKRSEYCERETAMDDLKMATQLDPLRTYPYRYRAAVLMDDQKQAEAVEELTKALAFKPDLQMLHLRAAFYESMGDLASAIQDSAAALCLDPNHMDTLDLYNRARDQTNHTRK; encoded by the exons ATGCGTGGATTTAAGTTCACAGAAAGATTCAAGAGCACCCAAGTGCACGCTTTAAATTCACCGGAAAATAAGCTTAACAATCacaaaataaccaaatttattGGGTTAAAGTCAAATAAGAGCAGCTCTGTCTCTGTGGCTCATACCCTACTCCCGTTTGGACTGCCAACAACTGACCTGATTGAACCAACCATTGACCCTAATCTCAAGCCCATAGATTATGTAAAAGCCTTAGCTCATGTTTATCAGCGACTCGAAACCTGTTTAGAGTCCgataaatcatttttatgcATTGAGCAGTATGCTTACTTGTGTCACTTAGGTGATGCCAAGTTATTAAGAAGGTGTCTCAGATCTGCAAGGCAGTATGCAATAGATGTGCACTCAAAGGTTGTGCTCTCAGCTTGGTTAAGGTTTGAGAGCAGAGAAGATGAACTCGTTGGTGCTTCATCTATGGATTGCAGTGGATTCATCCTTGAATGTCCAGTGGTTGCTTTGGTATCTGGGTATGAACCAAATTCAGTCTATGATCATTGCAAATGTTGGGAAGGATGTTCAAAGCCAACTGAAGCACAAGTTGTAGAGGAGAATGAATGTTTGAATTCAGAGGAAGAGGAGGTGAATAAGGATTTTGCATTTTGTATTGGTGATGAGGAGATTAATTTTAATCGCTATAAAATTGCAGCACTTTCTAGTTCATTTAAGGCCATGCTATATGGTGAATTTATTGAGTCTAAAAGGGATAAGATTGATTTTTCGAAGGTCGAGATATCTGTTAAGGGACTGGGGGCATTGGAAATGTATAGTAGGAGTGGAAGAGTAGATTTGTTTTGCCCAGAGATCATTTTGGAGCTGCTTTCTTTTGCAAATAGGTTCTGTTGTGAGGAGATGAAGTCTGCCTGTGATGCTCATTTAGCTTCACTTGTTGTTAATATTGAGGATGCACTGATTCTTATTGAATATGGTTTGGAGGAAAGGGCAAATCTTCTAGTAGCTTCTTGCTTGCAGGTGTTGCTACGAGAGCTCCCGAGCTCTTTTTATAATCCAGAAGTGCTGAATATATTTTGTGGCCCTGAGGCTAGGCAGAGATTGGCCAATGTGGGGCATGCTTCTTTCCTATTGTATTACTTCCTGAGCCAGGTGGCTATGGAAGAGAACTTGACATCGTGCACAACAGTTATGTTGTTAAAAAGGTTAGAGGAATGTGCAACTGAACGGTGGCAAAGGATGCTTGCTTTGCATCAATTGGGTTGTGTGATGCTTGAGAGAAAAGAGTACCAGGATGCTCAGTATTATTTTGAGGCTGCTGCTGAGATGGGTCATTTTTATTCATTGGCTGGACTTGCTAGAACGAAGTACAGGCAAGGGCAACAGTTCTCAGCCTATAAGTTGATGCACTCTCTTATCTCTGAGCATGAACCAATTGGGTGGATGTACCAAGAGCGGTCTTTATATAATCTTGGACAGGAGAAACTTTTAGATTTGAACACTGCAACTGAATTGGATCCCACCCTTTCATTTCCATATAAATACAGAGCTGTTGCAAAGGTAGAAGAGAGGGAAATTAGAGCTGCAATCACAGAGATCAACAGAATCATTGGCTTTAAGCTCTCAGCCGACTGTCTTGAATTACGAGCTTGGTTCTTCCTTGCACTTGAGGATTATGAAAGTGCTCTGAGAGACATCCTAGCGCTGTTAACTTTAGAACCCAACTACATGATGTTTCATGGCAGGGTGAATGGAGGCCATATGGTTGACCTTCTCAGCCATCGTTTTCAGCAGTGGAGTCCAGCTGATTGCTGGATGCAACTTTATGATAGATGGTCTTCTGTTGATGATATTGGCTCTCTGGCTGCCATACACCAGATGCTAGTGCATGACCCAGGAAAAAGCTTCTTACGATTTCGGCAATCTTTGCTTCTACTAAG GTTGAATTGTCAGAAGGCCGCAATGCGCTGTTTAAGGTTGGCTAGAAATCATTCCAAGCCCAAACATGAAAGATTGGTATATGAAGGGTGGATTTTATATGACACTGGCCATCGAGTAGAAGCTCTCTCTAGGGCTGAGAAGTCTATTTTAATTGAAAGGTCTTTTGAAGCCTTTTTCCTTAAAGCATATATACTGGCAGACACAAGTGTGGATCGTGAATGTTCCACTAATGTTATCCAACTATTGGAAGAAGCTCTCAAGTGTCCCTCAGATGGTCTCCGAAAAGGACAA GCATTGAATAATTTAGGCAGTATTTATGTAGATTGTGGCAAGCTAGATCTGGCTGCAAATTGCTACATAAATGCTCTTGGCATCAAACATACAAGAGCCCATCAAGGCTTAGCACGtgtatattatttgaaaaatcagcAAAAAGCTGCATATGACGAGATGACTAAGCTAATAGAAAAGGCACATAATGCTGCATCAGCGTACGAGAAACGATCAGAATATTGTGAGCGTGAGACTGCAATGGATGATCTTAAAATGGCAACACAACTGGATCCACTTAGGACATACCCTTACAGATATAGGGCAGCTG TATTAATGGATGACCAAAAACAAGCTGAAGCTGTAGAAGAGCTCACAAAGGCACTAGCTTTCAAGCCTGACTTACAAATGCTTCATCTCAGAGCAGCTTTTTACGAGTCAATGGGGGACCTGGCATCTGCTATCCAAGACTCTGCAGCAGCTCTTTGCTTGGACCCAAATCACATGGACACGCTTGATCTGTATAATAGAGCAAGAGACCAAACCAATCATACACGTAAGTGA
- the LOC123225596 gene encoding ethylene-overproduction protein 1-like isoform X2: MDCSGFILECPVVALVSGYEPNSVYDHCKCWEGCSKPTEAQVVEENECLNSEEEEVNKDFAFCIGDEEINFNRYKIAALSSSFKAMLYGEFIESKRDKIDFSKVEISVKGLGALEMYSRSGRVDLFCPEIILELLSFANRFCCEEMKSACDAHLASLVVNIEDALILIEYGLEERANLLVASCLQVLLRELPSSFYNPEVLNIFCGPEARQRLANVGHASFLLYYFLSQVAMEENLTSCTTVMLLKRLEECATERWQRMLALHQLGCVMLERKEYQDAQYYFEAAAEMGHFYSLAGLARTKYRQGQQFSAYKLMHSLISEHEPIGWMYQERSLYNLGQEKLLDLNTATELDPTLSFPYKYRAVAKVEEREIRAAITEINRIIGFKLSADCLELRAWFFLALEDYESALRDILALLTLEPNYMMFHGRVNGGHMVDLLSHRFQQWSPADCWMQLYDRWSSVDDIGSLAAIHQMLVHDPGKSFLRFRQSLLLLRLNCQKAAMRCLRLARNHSKPKHERLVYEGWILYDTGHRVEALSRAEKSILIERSFEAFFLKAYILADTSVDRECSTNVIQLLEEALKCPSDGLRKGQALNNLGSIYVDCGKLDLAANCYINALGIKHTRAHQGLARVYYLKNQQKAAYDEMTKLIEKAHNAASAYEKRSEYCERETAMDDLKMATQLDPLRTYPYRYRAAVLMDDQKQAEAVEELTKALAFKPDLQMLHLRAAFYESMGDLASAIQDSAAALCLDPNHMDTLDLYNRARDQTNHTRK, translated from the exons ATGGATTGCAGTGGATTCATCCTTGAATGTCCAGTGGTTGCTTTGGTATCTGGGTATGAACCAAATTCAGTCTATGATCATTGCAAATGTTGGGAAGGATGTTCAAAGCCAACTGAAGCACAAGTTGTAGAGGAGAATGAATGTTTGAATTCAGAGGAAGAGGAGGTGAATAAGGATTTTGCATTTTGTATTGGTGATGAGGAGATTAATTTTAATCGCTATAAAATTGCAGCACTTTCTAGTTCATTTAAGGCCATGCTATATGGTGAATTTATTGAGTCTAAAAGGGATAAGATTGATTTTTCGAAGGTCGAGATATCTGTTAAGGGACTGGGGGCATTGGAAATGTATAGTAGGAGTGGAAGAGTAGATTTGTTTTGCCCAGAGATCATTTTGGAGCTGCTTTCTTTTGCAAATAGGTTCTGTTGTGAGGAGATGAAGTCTGCCTGTGATGCTCATTTAGCTTCACTTGTTGTTAATATTGAGGATGCACTGATTCTTATTGAATATGGTTTGGAGGAAAGGGCAAATCTTCTAGTAGCTTCTTGCTTGCAGGTGTTGCTACGAGAGCTCCCGAGCTCTTTTTATAATCCAGAAGTGCTGAATATATTTTGTGGCCCTGAGGCTAGGCAGAGATTGGCCAATGTGGGGCATGCTTCTTTCCTATTGTATTACTTCCTGAGCCAGGTGGCTATGGAAGAGAACTTGACATCGTGCACAACAGTTATGTTGTTAAAAAGGTTAGAGGAATGTGCAACTGAACGGTGGCAAAGGATGCTTGCTTTGCATCAATTGGGTTGTGTGATGCTTGAGAGAAAAGAGTACCAGGATGCTCAGTATTATTTTGAGGCTGCTGCTGAGATGGGTCATTTTTATTCATTGGCTGGACTTGCTAGAACGAAGTACAGGCAAGGGCAACAGTTCTCAGCCTATAAGTTGATGCACTCTCTTATCTCTGAGCATGAACCAATTGGGTGGATGTACCAAGAGCGGTCTTTATATAATCTTGGACAGGAGAAACTTTTAGATTTGAACACTGCAACTGAATTGGATCCCACCCTTTCATTTCCATATAAATACAGAGCTGTTGCAAAGGTAGAAGAGAGGGAAATTAGAGCTGCAATCACAGAGATCAACAGAATCATTGGCTTTAAGCTCTCAGCCGACTGTCTTGAATTACGAGCTTGGTTCTTCCTTGCACTTGAGGATTATGAAAGTGCTCTGAGAGACATCCTAGCGCTGTTAACTTTAGAACCCAACTACATGATGTTTCATGGCAGGGTGAATGGAGGCCATATGGTTGACCTTCTCAGCCATCGTTTTCAGCAGTGGAGTCCAGCTGATTGCTGGATGCAACTTTATGATAGATGGTCTTCTGTTGATGATATTGGCTCTCTGGCTGCCATACACCAGATGCTAGTGCATGACCCAGGAAAAAGCTTCTTACGATTTCGGCAATCTTTGCTTCTACTAAG GTTGAATTGTCAGAAGGCCGCAATGCGCTGTTTAAGGTTGGCTAGAAATCATTCCAAGCCCAAACATGAAAGATTGGTATATGAAGGGTGGATTTTATATGACACTGGCCATCGAGTAGAAGCTCTCTCTAGGGCTGAGAAGTCTATTTTAATTGAAAGGTCTTTTGAAGCCTTTTTCCTTAAAGCATATATACTGGCAGACACAAGTGTGGATCGTGAATGTTCCACTAATGTTATCCAACTATTGGAAGAAGCTCTCAAGTGTCCCTCAGATGGTCTCCGAAAAGGACAA GCATTGAATAATTTAGGCAGTATTTATGTAGATTGTGGCAAGCTAGATCTGGCTGCAAATTGCTACATAAATGCTCTTGGCATCAAACATACAAGAGCCCATCAAGGCTTAGCACGtgtatattatttgaaaaatcagcAAAAAGCTGCATATGACGAGATGACTAAGCTAATAGAAAAGGCACATAATGCTGCATCAGCGTACGAGAAACGATCAGAATATTGTGAGCGTGAGACTGCAATGGATGATCTTAAAATGGCAACACAACTGGATCCACTTAGGACATACCCTTACAGATATAGGGCAGCTG TATTAATGGATGACCAAAAACAAGCTGAAGCTGTAGAAGAGCTCACAAAGGCACTAGCTTTCAAGCCTGACTTACAAATGCTTCATCTCAGAGCAGCTTTTTACGAGTCAATGGGGGACCTGGCATCTGCTATCCAAGACTCTGCAGCAGCTCTTTGCTTGGACCCAAATCACATGGACACGCTTGATCTGTATAATAGAGCAAGAGACCAAACCAATCATACACGTAAGTGA
- the LOC123225597 gene encoding inactive receptor-like serine/threonine-protein kinase At2g40270 isoform X1, translating into MEEGWRIGHHWSFNTAVFMVVLLLFLQHLSFSSSLNSEGLALLRFRERVVRDPFGALSNWDGSGADIDPCSWFGVECSNGKVVILNLRDLCLGGTLTPEIGKIPKLKSIILRNNSFFGTIPKEIGELKELEVLDLGYNNFTGSFPSDFGNNPSLQNLLLDNNQYLGSVSPEAYELKTLSELQVEENQLTTNALRASCDRKLLFSWKTIRSGDTTYRRLLQRVAAAPAAGPHISLPPLPSHSPSPSPSHFPSPSPSNFPLPSLPPANPPTVVATPPQLLASPTSSPDLSPSQTAGIHSKSKHHIVLVLAGIVGGSVLTLILAIGIIFLRSSKVVTVKPWVTGLSGQLQKAFVTGVPKVKRAELEAACEGFSNIIGSYWDGTVYKGTLSSGVEIAVTSTSIKSRADWSKSLETQFRKKPCLQIDTLSKVNHKNFVNLIGFCVEDNPFTRMMVFEYAPNGTLFEHLHIQEAEHLDWRMRLRVAMGMAYCLEHLHQLTPPVAHRKLQSSSIYLTEDYAAKVSDFSFWNDTTTAKTGSASMELLEMSANYPESNVYNFGVILFEMITGRIPFAVDDSPVEDWASAYLKVEQPLKEMVDPTLKSFQENEIEKLLEVIKDCVHPDPKQRPTMRDIAAKLKEITAMGPDGAVPKLSPLWWAELEIMSTEASSEVKFNLI; encoded by the exons ATGGAAGAAGGGTGGAGAATTGGGCATCATTGGAGCTTCAACACGGCGGTGTTCATGGTGGTCTTATTGCTATTTCTTCAGCATCTGAGTTTTTCTTCGTCTCTCAACAGCgaag GTTTGGCACTGTTGAGGTTTCGAGAGAGAGTGGTGAGAGACCCTTTTGGGGCGTTATCGAACTGGGATGGCAGTGGCGCAGATATTGATCCCTGTTCGTGGTTCGGTGTTGAGTGCTCAAATGGGAAAGTAGTCATCTT GAATTTGAGAGATCTTTGCCTTGGAGGGACGCTGACACCGGAAATTGgaaaaattccaaaattaaaatctat TATTCTTCGCAACAATTCATTTTTTGGGACCATTCCTAAAGAGATTGGAGAACTGAAGGAGTTGGAAGTGTTGGATTTGGGATATAACAACTTTACTGGGTCGTTTCCTTCTGATTTTGGCAATAATCCGTCTCTACAAAACCT TTTACTGGACAACAATCAATACCTTGGCAGCGTATCTCCTGAAGCATATGAGCTTAAGACACTTTCTGAGCTTCAGGTGGAAGAGAACCAGCTAACCACTAATGCTTTAAGAGCATCTTGTGAcagaaaactattattttcatG GAAAACTATCCGATCTGGAGATACCACTTACAGGAGGCTGCTGCAGCGGGTAGCGGCAGCACCTGCTGCAGGACCTCATATTTCTCTTCCACCATTGCCATCGCATTCTCCCTCCCCGTCGCCTTCACACTTTCCATCACCATCACCTTCAAACTTTCCATTACCATCTCTACCTCCTGCAAATCCACCAACTGTTGTTGCTACACCACCTCAATTGCTTGCATCTCCAACGTCTTCTCCTGATTTAAGTCCAAGCCAAACAGCAGGGATTCATTCCAAGTCAAAGCATCACATAGTTCTGGTTTTGGCCGGAATTGTGGGAGGCTCAGTCTTAACTCTGATTTTGGCTATTGGCATTATCTTCCTCAGAAGCAGTAAAGTGGTTACTGTTAAACCTTGGGTAACAGGGTTAAGTGGGCAGCTTCAGAAAGCATTTGTAACAG GTGTACCTAAAGTCAAGCGAGCAGAACTTGAAGCAGCATGTGAAGGCTTCAGTAACATAATTGGCTCTTATTGGGATGGTACTGTGTATAAGGGAACTTTATCAAGTGGGGTTGAAATAGCTGTAACATCTACTTCTATCAAATCGAGAGCAGATTGGTCAAAAAGTTTAGAAACGCAATTCAGAAAGAAG CCTTGTTTACAGATAGACacattatcaaaagtaaatcACAAAAATTTTGTGAACCTTATTGGGTTCTGTGTAGAAGACAATCCTTTCACAAGAATGATGGTTTTTGAGTATGCTCCAAATGGAACACTCTTTGAGCATCTTCACA TACAAGAAGCTGAGCATCTGGACTGGAGAATGAGGCTACGCGTAGCTATGGGCATGGCCTACTGCCTTGAGCACTTGCATCAGTTGACACCACCTGTTGCTCATAGAAAACTGCAATCTTCCTCCATCTACCTGACTGAAGACTATGCAGCCAAAGTATCAGACTTCAGTTTCTGGAATGACACAACAACAGCAAAGACTGGATCAGCTTCCATGGAACTGTTAGAAATGTCAGCGAATTATCCAGAAAGCAATGTCTACAATTTTGgagttattttgtttgaaatgatAACTGGTAGGATCCCTTTTGCGGTGGATGACAGCCCTGTGGAGGACTGGGCATCAGCATATCTGAAAGTGGAACAGCCATTAAAAGAAATGGTGGATCCAACTCTAAAATCTTTCCAGGAGAATGAGATTGAGAAATTGCTTGAAGTTATCAAGGACTGTGTCCACCCTGATCCCAAACAGAGACCAACAATGAGAGACATTGCAGCCAAGTTAAAAGAAATAACAGCAATGGGACCTGATGGAGCAGTACCAAAATTATCCCCTCTCTGGTGGGCAGAACTAGAAATTATGTCCACTGAAGCAAGTTCCGAAGTGAAATTTAATCTTATATAA
- the LOC123225597 gene encoding inactive receptor-like serine/threonine-protein kinase At2g40270 isoform X2: MEEGWRIGHHWSFNTAVFMVVLLLFLQHLSFSSSLNSEGLALLRFRERVVRDPFGALSNWDGSGADIDPCSWFGVECSNGKVVILNLRDLCLGGTLTPEIGKIPKLKSIILRNNSFFGTIPKEIGELKELEVLDLGYNNFTGSFPSDFGNNPSLQNLLLDNNQYLGSVSPEAYELKTLSELQVEENQLTTNALRASCDRKLLFSWKTIRSGDTTYRRLLQRVAAAPAAGPHISLPPLPSHSPSPSPSHFPSPSPSNFPLPSLPPANPPTVVATPPQLLASPTSSPDLSPSQTAGIHSKSKHHIVLVLAGIVGGSVLTLILAIGIIFLRSSKVVTVKPWVTGLSGQLQKAFVTGVPKVKRAELEAACEGFSNIIGSYWDGTVYKGTLSSGVEIAVTSTSIKSRADWSKSLETQFRKKIDTLSKVNHKNFVNLIGFCVEDNPFTRMMVFEYAPNGTLFEHLHIQEAEHLDWRMRLRVAMGMAYCLEHLHQLTPPVAHRKLQSSSIYLTEDYAAKVSDFSFWNDTTTAKTGSASMELLEMSANYPESNVYNFGVILFEMITGRIPFAVDDSPVEDWASAYLKVEQPLKEMVDPTLKSFQENEIEKLLEVIKDCVHPDPKQRPTMRDIAAKLKEITAMGPDGAVPKLSPLWWAELEIMSTEASSEVKFNLI, encoded by the exons ATGGAAGAAGGGTGGAGAATTGGGCATCATTGGAGCTTCAACACGGCGGTGTTCATGGTGGTCTTATTGCTATTTCTTCAGCATCTGAGTTTTTCTTCGTCTCTCAACAGCgaag GTTTGGCACTGTTGAGGTTTCGAGAGAGAGTGGTGAGAGACCCTTTTGGGGCGTTATCGAACTGGGATGGCAGTGGCGCAGATATTGATCCCTGTTCGTGGTTCGGTGTTGAGTGCTCAAATGGGAAAGTAGTCATCTT GAATTTGAGAGATCTTTGCCTTGGAGGGACGCTGACACCGGAAATTGgaaaaattccaaaattaaaatctat TATTCTTCGCAACAATTCATTTTTTGGGACCATTCCTAAAGAGATTGGAGAACTGAAGGAGTTGGAAGTGTTGGATTTGGGATATAACAACTTTACTGGGTCGTTTCCTTCTGATTTTGGCAATAATCCGTCTCTACAAAACCT TTTACTGGACAACAATCAATACCTTGGCAGCGTATCTCCTGAAGCATATGAGCTTAAGACACTTTCTGAGCTTCAGGTGGAAGAGAACCAGCTAACCACTAATGCTTTAAGAGCATCTTGTGAcagaaaactattattttcatG GAAAACTATCCGATCTGGAGATACCACTTACAGGAGGCTGCTGCAGCGGGTAGCGGCAGCACCTGCTGCAGGACCTCATATTTCTCTTCCACCATTGCCATCGCATTCTCCCTCCCCGTCGCCTTCACACTTTCCATCACCATCACCTTCAAACTTTCCATTACCATCTCTACCTCCTGCAAATCCACCAACTGTTGTTGCTACACCACCTCAATTGCTTGCATCTCCAACGTCTTCTCCTGATTTAAGTCCAAGCCAAACAGCAGGGATTCATTCCAAGTCAAAGCATCACATAGTTCTGGTTTTGGCCGGAATTGTGGGAGGCTCAGTCTTAACTCTGATTTTGGCTATTGGCATTATCTTCCTCAGAAGCAGTAAAGTGGTTACTGTTAAACCTTGGGTAACAGGGTTAAGTGGGCAGCTTCAGAAAGCATTTGTAACAG GTGTACCTAAAGTCAAGCGAGCAGAACTTGAAGCAGCATGTGAAGGCTTCAGTAACATAATTGGCTCTTATTGGGATGGTACTGTGTATAAGGGAACTTTATCAAGTGGGGTTGAAATAGCTGTAACATCTACTTCTATCAAATCGAGAGCAGATTGGTCAAAAAGTTTAGAAACGCAATTCAGAAAGAAG ATAGACacattatcaaaagtaaatcACAAAAATTTTGTGAACCTTATTGGGTTCTGTGTAGAAGACAATCCTTTCACAAGAATGATGGTTTTTGAGTATGCTCCAAATGGAACACTCTTTGAGCATCTTCACA TACAAGAAGCTGAGCATCTGGACTGGAGAATGAGGCTACGCGTAGCTATGGGCATGGCCTACTGCCTTGAGCACTTGCATCAGTTGACACCACCTGTTGCTCATAGAAAACTGCAATCTTCCTCCATCTACCTGACTGAAGACTATGCAGCCAAAGTATCAGACTTCAGTTTCTGGAATGACACAACAACAGCAAAGACTGGATCAGCTTCCATGGAACTGTTAGAAATGTCAGCGAATTATCCAGAAAGCAATGTCTACAATTTTGgagttattttgtttgaaatgatAACTGGTAGGATCCCTTTTGCGGTGGATGACAGCCCTGTGGAGGACTGGGCATCAGCATATCTGAAAGTGGAACAGCCATTAAAAGAAATGGTGGATCCAACTCTAAAATCTTTCCAGGAGAATGAGATTGAGAAATTGCTTGAAGTTATCAAGGACTGTGTCCACCCTGATCCCAAACAGAGACCAACAATGAGAGACATTGCAGCCAAGTTAAAAGAAATAACAGCAATGGGACCTGATGGAGCAGTACCAAAATTATCCCCTCTCTGGTGGGCAGAACTAGAAATTATGTCCACTGAAGCAAGTTCCGAAGTGAAATTTAATCTTATATAA
- the LOC123226272 gene encoding protein NODULATION SIGNALING PATHWAY 2-like, with the protein MILEAIPQDAGMVHIIDFDIGQGIQWPPLIEALGRRGQRLVQLTSIKWEEEDGSYFPPTDSFEEIKRRLYEHARTCDVILMIEKMDMESLVSEMKIAKKCSRRNEWVAFNCMVGLPHMGRLRSDKHLMDFLKVAKDSLNNTGIITFGNVNDVGRLDCSRIGSLFEEKLLQLQAFFQLMEWHLPAHLLEARVAMECLFMAPQVSSLAGFQNLEEISARNGRALSEMGLKAWRLSQDNLMEAKELVSEGNSLYWVKNTIENEMVLGCMGTSLVKVSSWR; encoded by the coding sequence ATGATACTAGAAGCTATTCCTCAGGATGCTGGTATGGTTCATATCATTGATTTTGACATTGGCCAAGGTATTCAATGGCCTCCACTTATCGAAGCACTTGGGAGGAGAGGTCAACGTTTGGTGCAACTGACTTCAATAAAATGGGAGGAAGAAGATGGCAGTTACTTTCCTCCCACAGACAGTTTTGAGGAGATAAAAAGGAGGCTATATGAACACGCGCGAACTTGTGATGTGATATTGATGATAGAAAAGATGGACATGGAGAGCTTGGTGAGTGAGATGAAGATAGCAAAGAAATGTAGTAGAAGAAATGAATGGGTAGCCTTCAACTGCATGGTTGGTCTCCCTCACATGGGGAGACTGAGAAGTGATAAGCATCTCATGGATTTTCTGAAGGTGGCTAAGGACTCCCTCAATAACACTGGTATTATAACTTTTGGGAATGTAAATGACGTAGGAAGACTAGACTGCAGTCGAATTGGTTCTTTGTTTGAAGAGAAGTTACTTCAACTCCAAGCATTTTTCCAATTAATGGAGTGGCATTTACCAGCTCACCTTTTGGAAGCAAGAGTAGCGATGGAATGTCTCTTTATGGCACCCCAAGTTTCTTCACTCGCTGGCTTTCAGAATTTGGAGGAAATTAGTGCCAGGAATGGGAGGGCTCTCTCTGAGATGGGGTTGAAAGCCTGGAGATTATCCCAAGATAATCTTATGGAGGCTAAGGAGCTGGTTAGTGAAGGTAACAGTCTATATTGGGTGAAAAATACAATCGAAAATGAGATGGTTTTGGGCTGTATGGGAACCTCATTGGTTAAAGTTTCAAGCTGGAGATAG